From Veillonella dispar, one genomic window encodes:
- a CDS encoding flavodoxin family protein: MKVLIVNGSSHVNGTTMQAIKEVQKVFTEANVDTEVIQLGNKPIRDCIQCGYCFEHGECVFKDDDVNAFVEKAKDADGFIFATPVYYAHPSGRILSFLDRVFFSAESVKPNPFAFKPGASIAVARRGGTTASFDVLNKYFGISQMPIAGSTYWNISHGLVAEDAKQDEEGMQTMRNLARNMVWMMRSFAVAKEQGVPYPDTEKNVSTNFVR, from the coding sequence ATGAAAGTTTTAATCGTAAATGGTAGTAGTCATGTGAATGGCACAACAATGCAAGCTATAAAAGAAGTACAAAAGGTCTTTACTGAGGCAAATGTAGATACTGAAGTCATTCAACTTGGTAATAAGCCGATTCGAGATTGTATTCAATGCGGTTATTGTTTTGAACATGGTGAATGTGTATTTAAGGATGATGATGTAAATGCCTTTGTAGAAAAAGCGAAGGATGCAGATGGCTTTATCTTTGCAACACCTGTATATTATGCACATCCGAGTGGACGTATTTTATCCTTTTTAGATCGCGTATTCTTTAGTGCAGAAAGTGTAAAGCCAAATCCATTTGCCTTTAAACCAGGTGCATCTATCGCCGTAGCTCGTCGCGGTGGTACAACGGCTTCCTTTGATGTACTTAATAAATACTTTGGTATTTCTCAAATGCCAATTGCAGGCTCTACATATTGGAATATTAGCCATGGTCTAGTAGCCGAAGATGCTAAGCAAGATGAAGAAGGTATGCAAACAATGCGCAACTTGGCTAGAAATATGGTTTGGATGATGCGTAGCTTTGCTGTAGCTAAGGAACAAGGTGTACCATATCCAGATACAGAGAAAAACGTATCTACGAACTTTGTACGTTAA
- a CDS encoding low molecular weight protein-tyrosine-phosphatase has translation MVKILFICHGNICRSTMAEFYMRHIVAKAGLSDSIYVESAATSREEIGNDTHYGTKQKLDEMGIPYTRRKARQVTVDDYHNFDYLIIMDENNGRNLKRIIGDDLDSKVFKAMSFVGESRDVKDPWYTGNFDETYDDVSRSCDALLALIKEKI, from the coding sequence ATGGTTAAAATTTTATTCATTTGTCATGGTAATATTTGTCGTTCAACGATGGCTGAGTTTTATATGAGGCATATCGTTGCGAAAGCTGGACTTAGCGATTCTATTTACGTTGAGTCTGCCGCCACATCTCGTGAGGAGATAGGAAACGACACCCATTATGGGACTAAGCAAAAACTAGATGAAATGGGTATTCCTTATACTCGTCGTAAGGCTCGTCAAGTAACTGTTGATGACTATCACAACTTCGATTACCTCATTATTATGGATGAAAATAATGGACGTAATTTAAAACGAATTATTGGTGATGATTTAGATTCTAAGGTATTCAAGGCCATGTCTTTTGTTGGTGAAAGCCGAGATGTAAAGGATCCTTGGTATACGGGAAATTTTGATGAAACCTATGATGATGTCAGTCGTAGCTGTGATGCTCTATTAGCGTTGATTAAAGAAAAAATATAA
- a CDS encoding class I SAM-dependent methyltransferase has product MTNRIQELTVDETWRNEQDAWNNRSNYFVEMHNRDDRKAQVTEFLSFLKDENLLPPKDGCTLDIGCGVCDYALGLAREGYKATGIDLSDGMIRGAKQLAEAEGLDLSLYIAPWSDETRRELKWDKTFDLTYSIFCPIMFDVENIRAMHESSKDKCLWIAFSERSDETVDMLSEHFFGRDSFPWDGKMKACLDVIHEIGHNVKVTYKTVPETEVMSLDKAVNYFAMRLHNNTWGDIEDMKVEIRNLIEPLAINGEIHNKTVDKVAWVSWSVK; this is encoded by the coding sequence ATGACAAATAGAATACAAGAACTCACCGTCGACGAAACTTGGCGTAATGAGCAAGATGCGTGGAATAATCGATCTAATTACTTTGTAGAAATGCACAATCGGGACGATCGTAAGGCGCAGGTTACAGAGTTTTTATCCTTCTTGAAGGATGAAAATCTTTTGCCCCCTAAAGACGGTTGTACCCTTGATATTGGCTGTGGTGTATGTGACTATGCATTAGGATTGGCTCGTGAAGGCTATAAGGCAACAGGTATAGATTTATCTGATGGTATGATTCGTGGTGCTAAACAATTAGCAGAGGCAGAAGGTTTAGATCTTAGCTTGTATATTGCACCGTGGTCTGATGAAACTCGCCGTGAACTAAAATGGGATAAAACCTTTGATTTAACATATAGTATTTTTTGCCCTATCATGTTTGATGTAGAAAACATTCGCGCCATGCATGAATCAAGTAAGGACAAATGCTTGTGGATCGCTTTTAGTGAACGCAGTGATGAAACGGTAGATATGTTATCTGAACATTTCTTTGGTCGCGATTCATTTCCTTGGGATGGTAAGATGAAAGCATGTTTAGATGTTATCCATGAAATAGGACATAATGTAAAAGTGACTTATAAAACAGTGCCTGAAACAGAGGTTATGAGCCTTGATAAAGCGGTTAATTACTTTGCTATGCGACTTCATAATAATACATGGGGCGATATAGAAGATATGAAAGTAGAAATTAGGAATCTCATTGAACCATTAGCCATTAATGGAGAAATCCATAATAAAACAGTTGATAAAGTGGCATGGGTATCATGGTCTGTGAAATAG
- a CDS encoding nitrous oxide-stimulated promoter family protein: MTVDEKRKLELKTMYQIIGIYCHNKHHTPKGQLCEACEQVWEYAEHRIDACPHMESKTFCSVCKTHCYAPNYREKIREIMRYGGPRMLLVSPIQVIRHMYLEWKDKKRG; encoded by the coding sequence ATGACAGTTGATGAAAAACGTAAGTTAGAACTAAAAACTATGTACCAAATTATTGGCATCTATTGTCATAATAAGCACCATACTCCTAAGGGGCAGCTATGTGAGGCTTGCGAGCAGGTTTGGGAATATGCGGAGCATCGCATTGATGCATGTCCTCATATGGAAAGTAAAACATTCTGTAGTGTATGTAAAACCCATTGCTATGCACCTAATTATCGTGAAAAAATCCGTGAAATTATGCGTTATGGTGGACCAAGGATGTTACTGGTATCGCCGATCCAAGTCATTAGACATATGTATCTTGAATGGAAAGACAAAAAAAGAGGCTAG
- the ilvB gene encoding biosynthetic-type acetolactate synthase large subunit, producing the protein MISGAAYVVKALQEEQVDILFNYPGAATIDIMDELYKQDKVKVILPRHEQALAHAADGYARSTGKVGVCMVTSGPGATNLVTGIATAYADSVPLVCITGQVDLGLMGNDAFQEVDTVGIVRNICKYAVTVRDRKELGRILKEAFYIARTGRPGPVVVDVPKNIQKAMGSDEYPTEVNIRGYKPNTTVHVGQVKKACSIISKAKRPLFLLGGGVSISGANDLMMKLVEKTGIPAVTTLMGKGAIDSRHPLYLGNIGIHGGYAPNVALTDCDVMISIGTRFNDRITGKLSTFAQNCKIIHIDVDAASISKNIKVDIPIVADAKLAIEKLLEYIEPHDLGEWPAQLQQLKAERPVTQAGEEGLTPQIVIDYINNHYARPIVATDVGQNQLWTTQFLEIKGQHQMLTSGGLGTMGYGFPAALGAQIGNPDKRVFAICGDGGVQMNIQEFATAMHYRLPVMLIILNNGFLGNVRQWQQLFYDKRYACTNLLMDESSIVTRDMIDNDEFEYVPNFVQLAEAYGAKAMRITKVEDIEKGFQLADTFKDGPTLLEFIIPTELNVLPMVPAGKSLSDMLLKDKK; encoded by the coding sequence ATGATTTCAGGCGCAGCATATGTGGTGAAGGCCCTTCAAGAGGAGCAGGTAGATATACTATTCAACTATCCTGGGGCAGCAACCATTGATATCATGGATGAATTATATAAACAAGATAAGGTAAAAGTAATTTTGCCACGTCATGAGCAAGCATTGGCTCATGCAGCAGATGGTTATGCTCGCAGTACAGGTAAAGTAGGGGTGTGCATGGTAACCTCTGGACCAGGTGCGACAAACCTTGTGACAGGTATTGCTACAGCATACGCTGATAGTGTTCCTCTTGTTTGTATTACAGGTCAAGTAGACTTAGGCCTCATGGGCAATGACGCATTCCAAGAGGTGGATACGGTTGGTATTGTGCGCAATATCTGTAAATATGCTGTTACCGTTCGTGATCGTAAAGAGCTAGGGCGTATTTTGAAAGAAGCCTTTTATATTGCCCGTACTGGTCGTCCTGGTCCTGTAGTGGTGGATGTTCCTAAAAACATTCAAAAGGCTATGGGCTCTGATGAGTATCCTACAGAGGTTAATATTCGTGGCTATAAACCAAATACAACAGTTCACGTAGGACAAGTAAAAAAAGCATGCTCTATTATCAGCAAGGCTAAACGACCACTATTCTTATTAGGTGGTGGCGTTAGCATTAGTGGTGCTAACGACCTCATGATGAAGCTAGTAGAAAAAACAGGCATTCCTGCTGTAACTACATTGATGGGGAAAGGTGCTATCGATAGTCGACATCCTTTATATCTCGGCAATATTGGTATTCATGGTGGCTATGCACCGAATGTGGCACTCACTGATTGTGATGTAATGATTTCTATTGGTACACGCTTTAACGACCGTATTACAGGCAAATTAAGCACCTTTGCACAAAATTGTAAGATTATCCATATTGATGTGGATGCAGCATCTATTTCTAAAAATATTAAGGTAGATATTCCAATCGTAGCAGATGCTAAATTAGCTATTGAAAAATTATTGGAATATATTGAACCTCATGATCTTGGTGAATGGCCTGCGCAATTACAACAACTTAAGGCTGAGCGCCCTGTTACACAAGCTGGTGAAGAGGGCTTAACACCTCAAATTGTTATTGATTATATTAATAACCACTATGCACGACCTATTGTTGCTACTGATGTAGGACAAAATCAATTATGGACCACACAATTCCTTGAAATTAAAGGACAACACCAAATGTTGACATCTGGCGGCCTTGGCACGATGGGCTATGGGTTCCCAGCGGCGTTAGGGGCTCAAATTGGCAACCCTGATAAACGAGTGTTTGCTATCTGTGGTGATGGTGGCGTACAAATGAATATCCAAGAATTTGCCACAGCTATGCATTACCGTTTACCTGTAATGCTCATCATTTTGAATAATGGCTTCCTTGGTAATGTACGCCAATGGCAACAATTGTTCTACGACAAACGATATGCTTGTACTAATTTGTTGATGGATGAAAGCTCTATTGTGACACGTGATATGATCGATAATGATGAGTTTGAATACGTTCCAAACTTTGTACAATTGGCAGAAGCTTATGGTGCAAAGGCAATGCGCATTACTAAGGTAGAGGATATCGAAAAAGGCTTCCAATTGGCAGATACTTTCAAAGATGGACCAACCTTACTTGAATTTATCATTCCTACAGAACTTAATGTTTTGCCAATGGTACCAGCGGGCAAGTCTTTAAGCGATATGTTATTAAAGGATAAAAAATAG
- the ilvN gene encoding acetolactate synthase small subunit, whose translation MELHMEKRCISAYVENQIGVLAKISGLFAGKNYNLDTLTVGETEDHTMSRMTIELTCDDLTYEQIIKQLNRSVEVIKVIDFTDMRITKKELLFIKVNSCKEADKQEIFRIAQTFDLLVVDYNRKSVLVQCVKTVSKNNDMIALFKDMFVNRIEVVRGGSVAIEALSTPDR comes from the coding sequence ATGGAATTACATATGGAAAAACGCTGTATTTCAGCGTATGTAGAGAACCAAATCGGCGTATTGGCTAAAATTTCAGGCCTCTTCGCAGGTAAAAATTATAACCTTGATACATTGACTGTAGGAGAGACAGAAGATCATACCATGTCTCGTATGACCATTGAGCTCACTTGCGATGATTTGACATACGAACAAATTATTAAACAGCTTAATCGCAGTGTAGAGGTGATTAAGGTTATCGACTTTACAGATATGCGGATTACAAAAAAAGAACTATTGTTTATTAAGGTGAACAGCTGCAAAGAAGCAGATAAACAAGAAATCTTCCGCATTGCTCAAACCTTTGACTTGTTGGTAGTCGATTATAACCGCAAATCTGTTCTCGTACAATGTGTAAAAACAGTATCTAAAAATAACGACATGATTGCTCTATTTAAAGATATGTTCGTTAATCGCATTGAAGTTGTACGCGGTGGTAGCGTAGCTATCGAAGCACTATCTACACCTGATAGATAA
- a CDS encoding beta-class carbonic anhydrase — protein sequence MSLLDDILAHNREYVEDQNTGYVETDTKCSKMPSREMAIVTCMDTRLVNFLEDSMDIGRGEAKIVKTAGNCITGPFDGVVRSLLVCIYELGVNEIFIIGHHECGMAKTTAKDLTEKMLARGIAPEAIHMVRKEMEHWADGFTHPAENVEDTVDELRMNPLIPKDVPIHGLIFHPRTGEIEVIVNGYTQMKQYYEK from the coding sequence ATGAGTTTATTAGATGATATTTTAGCCCATAATAGAGAATATGTAGAAGATCAAAATACAGGTTATGTAGAAACAGATACTAAATGCAGTAAGATGCCTAGTCGTGAAATGGCAATCGTTACATGCATGGATACACGTCTTGTTAATTTCTTAGAAGATTCCATGGATATTGGACGCGGTGAAGCGAAAATCGTAAAGACTGCAGGGAACTGTATTACAGGTCCCTTTGATGGCGTTGTACGTAGCTTACTTGTATGTATCTATGAGCTAGGAGTTAACGAAATCTTTATCATTGGTCATCACGAATGTGGTATGGCAAAAACTACAGCAAAAGATCTAACCGAAAAAATGTTGGCTCGTGGTATTGCACCAGAAGCGATTCATATGGTCCGTAAAGAAATGGAACACTGGGCAGATGGATTTACACACCCTGCTGAAAATGTAGAAGACACTGTAGACGAATTGCGTATGAATCCTTTGATTCCGAAAGACGTACCTATTCACGGTCTTATCTTCCATCCTAGAACAGGTGAAATTGAAGTCATCGTTAATGGCTATACACAAATGAAACAATATTACGAAAAATAG
- a CDS encoding fibronectin type III domain-containing protein has protein sequence MNKSKLLKTIIAIAALVVLVIVGYVYKDAIQSRIARTAAVVSGQEIKPLLDSESRYIRQIVAQDNSTSRTIMWQSDNSESDAIIEYRQDGTDTIQTINATDKVFTDDGSTTYIHEATLTGLTPKTKYEYRVGYGSDRRSDWYSLETAGASVYDVLIYPDSQSGDYSQWEEIVKDSAHRNPRTALYISMGDLVDNGEQDYQWRTWLNSIRPLSANVPLATTLGNHEMYTLDWKMREPYAYLNYFAVPPNGNEIFNRRYYSYDFGDVHYVVLDTQLYESNHEDNHDTHHPDLYDVQIQWLRQDLAANIKKWTVVLMHRDPFQYAFDRPGASRDVGFNEEGVLFMPIFDEFNVDLVLSAHLHSYRNRGHVRNFDRDASGPLYILTGIAGDARRPKWKEHPLDVYVAPDRDKNNYMTMTVTPNKLIVKAFLSDGTQLDESVIEK, from the coding sequence ATGAATAAAAGTAAATTATTAAAAACAATTATAGCTATTGCAGCATTGGTTGTATTAGTCATAGTTGGCTATGTATATAAAGATGCTATACAGAGTCGTATAGCTCGAACAGCAGCTGTTGTGAGTGGTCAAGAGATAAAGCCGCTCCTTGATTCGGAAAGCCGTTACATTCGACAAATTGTAGCTCAAGATAATAGCACAAGCCGTACTATTATGTGGCAGTCTGATAACAGTGAATCTGATGCCATCATAGAATATCGCCAAGATGGGACCGATACTATACAAACCATAAATGCTACAGATAAAGTTTTTACTGATGATGGCAGTACTACCTATATCCATGAGGCCACATTGACAGGGTTAACACCTAAAACAAAGTATGAGTATCGTGTTGGGTATGGCAGTGATCGCCGTAGTGATTGGTACTCCCTGGAAACGGCTGGCGCTAGTGTTTATGATGTGCTCATATATCCAGACTCTCAGTCGGGGGATTATTCTCAATGGGAAGAGATTGTTAAGGATTCTGCACATCGCAATCCAAGGACAGCCCTGTATATTAGTATGGGGGACCTTGTAGATAATGGGGAACAAGACTATCAATGGCGCACTTGGTTAAATTCCATTAGACCGTTGAGTGCTAATGTGCCGTTAGCAACGACCTTAGGCAATCACGAGATGTATACATTAGATTGGAAAATGCGCGAGCCTTATGCGTATTTGAATTACTTCGCAGTACCGCCTAATGGGAATGAAATTTTTAATCGTCGTTATTATTCCTATGACTTCGGTGATGTTCATTATGTTGTATTAGATACGCAACTTTATGAAAGCAATCATGAAGATAATCATGATACACATCATCCAGATCTTTATGATGTACAGATTCAATGGTTACGCCAAGATTTAGCAGCAAATATTAAAAAGTGGACCGTAGTTCTCATGCATCGGGATCCATTCCAATATGCCTTTGACCGCCCTGGCGCAAGTCGTGATGTAGGATTCAACGAAGAGGGCGTATTGTTTATGCCTATCTTTGATGAGTTTAATGTAGATTTAGTGTTGTCAGCTCATTTACATTCTTATCGTAATAGAGGGCATGTACGTAACTTTGATCGAGATGCTTCGGGACCATTATATATTCTGACTGGTATTGCCGGAGATGCTCGTCGTCCTAAGTGGAAAGAACATCCTTTAGATGTATATGTGGCACCAGATCGAGATAAGAATAACTATATGACGATGACTGTTACACCGAATAAATTAATAGTAAAAGCTTTCTTATCAGACGGTACACAGCTAGATGAGTCGGTTATAGAGAAATAG
- a CDS encoding M20 metallopeptidase family protein, whose protein sequence is MNTLQDLIKKYAAQYKEQVVEWRRHIHSHPELSGEEQNTSLFIQKVLNELGIPFVNDISDYAVIGKIEGAHTGPVIALRADIDALPIHEETGLPFASQNKGVMHACGHDSHIAILLGAAAILQSIKDQLHGTVKLVFQPSEEEALFPGAQGIVDSGILDDVDEIYGLHVWPQLPVGTVGLKKGNLMAASDHFLVHIKGKSTHGAEPHNGVDAIVAAANWIVNVESIVARETNPMENLVCTIGVIKGGDRYNVGCGDVYLEGTCRTYEPAKRDYIERRLGESLQALDMLLKTESTLDYKRGHGATINDPDAIDYATSIVEKYLGKEAVVHPEFPSMAAEDFSAYLHKIKGAFLWLGTGFEGNPALHNEAFTIDESILEPGITMMSAIAAEFLQEK, encoded by the coding sequence ATGAATACATTACAAGATTTGATCAAGAAATATGCCGCACAATATAAAGAACAAGTTGTAGAATGGCGTCGACATATTCATAGTCATCCAGAGTTATCTGGTGAAGAGCAAAATACGTCTTTATTTATTCAAAAGGTTCTCAACGAACTAGGGATTCCTTTTGTAAATGATATTTCTGATTATGCGGTAATCGGCAAGATCGAAGGAGCTCATACAGGTCCTGTTATTGCATTGCGTGCCGATATAGATGCATTACCCATTCATGAGGAAACAGGTTTACCATTTGCCTCCCAAAATAAAGGTGTTATGCACGCTTGTGGACACGATAGCCACATAGCGATTTTGCTTGGTGCAGCAGCCATTTTACAGTCTATTAAAGACCAATTGCATGGCACCGTAAAGCTCGTATTCCAGCCTTCCGAAGAGGAAGCATTATTCCCAGGTGCACAAGGTATTGTAGATAGCGGCATTCTTGATGATGTAGATGAAATATATGGCCTTCATGTATGGCCACAATTACCGGTTGGTACGGTAGGTCTAAAAAAAGGTAATTTGATGGCTGCATCGGATCACTTCCTCGTCCATATTAAAGGGAAATCGACCCATGGAGCGGAGCCTCATAATGGGGTAGATGCCATCGTAGCAGCCGCAAACTGGATTGTAAACGTAGAATCTATTGTGGCTCGTGAAACGAATCCAATGGAAAATCTAGTATGTACCATCGGTGTTATCAAGGGGGGCGACAGATACAATGTAGGCTGTGGCGATGTATATCTAGAAGGTACTTGTCGTACTTATGAACCAGCAAAACGGGATTATATAGAACGACGTCTTGGTGAAAGTTTACAAGCTCTCGATATGTTATTAAAAACAGAGAGTACCTTAGATTATAAACGTGGTCATGGTGCTACTATCAATGATCCGGATGCCATCGATTATGCCACATCTATTGTAGAGAAATATCTTGGGAAAGAAGCTGTAGTACATCCTGAATTTCCGTCCATGGCAGCAGAGGACTTCTCCGCGTATCTTCATAAAATAAAAGGTGCTTTCCTTTGGTTAGGTACTGGATTTGAAGGTAATCCGGCCTTGCATAATGAGGCTTTCACCATTGATGAAAGCATCCTAGAACCTGGTATAACAATGATGTCTGCCATTGCCGCCGAATTTTTACAAGAAAAGTAG
- the argF gene encoding ornithine carbamoyltransferase, whose protein sequence is MKSLQYTSFKTMLQYTPEEIKYFLDLAAKLKADKKAGKEIKTLVGKNFALIFEKDSTRTRCAFEVGAADQGAHTTYLGPTGSQMNKKESLKDTARVLGSMYDAIEFRGFDQADVDTLADYSGVPVWNGLTDMDHPTQTLANFLTLQENIDKPLNEISYAYVGHGQSNMCNALMSGTAKMGMDFRLIGPKQYWPAGPFYEECLKVAKETGATITCTDNVAEGVKGLDVIYTGVWVTMGDTYDMWEERINTFKPFQVNAEMMALTGNPNTKFCHCLPAFHNTETQVGKDIFERFGMNGIEVTEEVFEGPNSLAFQEAENRLHTIKAVMVATFSDYPLK, encoded by the coding sequence ATGAAGAGTTTACAATATACATCATTTAAAACAATGCTTCAATACACACCAGAAGAAATTAAATACTTCTTGGACTTAGCAGCAAAATTAAAAGCCGATAAAAAAGCAGGCAAAGAAATCAAAACATTAGTAGGTAAAAACTTTGCATTAATTTTTGAAAAAGACTCTACACGGACGCGTTGTGCCTTTGAAGTAGGTGCTGCGGACCAAGGGGCTCATACAACATATCTTGGTCCTACAGGTTCCCAAATGAATAAAAAAGAATCCTTAAAAGATACAGCTCGTGTTCTAGGATCTATGTATGATGCCATCGAGTTTAGAGGTTTTGATCAAGCCGATGTAGATACACTCGCTGATTATTCTGGCGTACCTGTTTGGAATGGCCTTACCGATATGGATCATCCTACACAAACATTAGCGAATTTTTTGACGCTTCAAGAAAATATTGATAAACCATTGAATGAAATCTCCTATGCTTATGTAGGTCATGGTCAATCTAATATGTGTAATGCCTTAATGAGTGGCACCGCTAAAATGGGGATGGACTTTAGACTTATTGGTCCTAAACAATACTGGCCAGCCGGTCCATTCTATGAAGAATGTTTGAAAGTTGCGAAAGAAACAGGTGCTACCATCACATGTACAGATAACGTAGCGGAAGGTGTTAAAGGCTTAGATGTAATCTATACAGGTGTATGGGTAACTATGGGTGATACATACGATATGTGGGAAGAACGTATCAATACGTTTAAACCATTCCAAGTTAACGCTGAAATGATGGCATTAACAGGTAATCCAAATACAAAATTCTGTCACTGCTTGCCAGCATTCCACAATACGGAAACTCAAGTAGGTAAAGATATCTTTGAACGGTTCGGCATGAATGGTATTGAGGTAACGGAAGAGGTATTTGAAGGCCCAAATTCCTTAGCATTCCAAGAAGCCGAAAATCGTCTCCATACGATTAAGGCCGTTATGGTTGCTACCTTTAGTGACTATCCATTGAAATAA
- the argC gene encoding N-acetyl-gamma-glutamyl-phosphate reductase translates to MTPYKVFIVGHEGTTGLRIHERLSDRKDIELLATADEDRKNVEAIKEVAKEADIVFLCLPDAASKEIIAAIGELPCKVIDTSTAFRTAADWSYGFPELGADYKTAIATKKHIANPGCHASGMIACIAPLVKAGLVPTEYPFTITSLTGYSGGGKKMIGQYESEPKDYFLYAPRQYGLSQQHKHLPEVQHVCGLSEAPIFIPIVDDYYSGMEVTVGIHSRLCQKPISIETVQQALENFYKGSPIITVVPFTENSNTGMLNANQLSNTDSMKIYVTGNDERIMVHAIFDNLGKGASGAAVQCMNIALGLPEDTGLALG, encoded by the coding sequence ATGACACCCTATAAAGTATTTATTGTCGGTCATGAAGGCACAACAGGTTTAAGAATTCATGAACGGTTATCCGATAGAAAAGATATAGAGCTATTAGCTACAGCTGATGAGGATCGTAAAAATGTAGAGGCTATTAAAGAGGTAGCTAAAGAGGCAGATATTGTATTTCTCTGCTTGCCTGATGCGGCATCTAAAGAAATCATAGCCGCTATCGGTGAATTACCATGTAAGGTAATTGATACATCGACTGCATTTAGAACGGCTGCTGATTGGTCCTATGGTTTCCCAGAGCTCGGTGCGGATTATAAAACAGCCATCGCTACTAAAAAACATATTGCTAACCCTGGTTGTCATGCGAGTGGGATGATTGCTTGTATTGCACCTCTTGTAAAAGCTGGTCTTGTACCAACAGAGTATCCTTTCACTATCACATCCTTAACAGGCTATAGCGGTGGTGGTAAAAAGATGATTGGCCAATATGAAAGTGAACCGAAGGATTATTTCCTCTATGCACCGCGTCAATATGGTCTTAGTCAACAACATAAGCACTTGCCTGAGGTACAGCATGTGTGTGGTCTTAGTGAAGCACCTATTTTTATTCCTATCGTTGATGATTATTATTCTGGCATGGAAGTAACGGTAGGTATTCACAGTCGTTTATGTCAAAAGCCAATAAGCATTGAGACAGTGCAACAGGCATTGGAAAACTTTTATAAAGGTAGTCCGATCATTACTGTCGTACCATTTACTGAGAACAGTAATACAGGCATGTTAAATGCTAATCAATTGAGCAACACAGATAGCATGAAAATCTATGTGACTGGCAACGATGAACGCATTATGGTTCATGCTATTTTCGATAATTTAGGCAAAGGTGCCTCTGGTGCTGCTGTTCAATGTATGAACATTGCTTTAGGTTTGCCTGAGGATACAGGTCTAGCACTAGGTTAG
- the argB gene encoding acetylglutamate kinase has product MKDVTNAMRAHILTAAVPYIKQYTDQYVVVKYGGNAMIDEELKKSVMKDLMLLQLVGVKVVLVHGGGPAINSTLDAMKIESRFANGLRVTDEATMDVVQMVLAGKVNKGLVADLTDLGGKAVGLCGVDGNMIQVHKQNDELGYVGSIDTIDTSIIDDVISRGYIPVISSIGMGADGKTYNINADTVAAKIAGALKAETMVAMTNIDGVLRDVHDPSSLISKITMAEADQLKAEGIIAGGMIPKVDCCLEAIKSGAQKVFIINGEIPHAILIELLTDEGLGTMFVK; this is encoded by the coding sequence ATGAAGGACGTAACAAATGCAATGCGGGCGCATATCTTAACTGCGGCCGTTCCATATATTAAACAATATACAGATCAATACGTTGTCGTTAAATATGGCGGCAATGCTATGATTGATGAAGAATTAAAGAAATCCGTTATGAAGGATTTAATGCTACTTCAATTGGTAGGGGTAAAAGTTGTGCTCGTTCATGGCGGTGGACCAGCTATTAATAGCACACTAGATGCCATGAAAATTGAATCCCGTTTTGCAAATGGCTTGCGTGTCACTGATGAAGCGACAATGGATGTAGTACAAATGGTATTAGCCGGTAAGGTTAATAAAGGCCTTGTAGCAGATTTAACAGACCTTGGTGGTAAGGCTGTTGGTCTCTGTGGTGTGGATGGCAATATGATTCAAGTTCATAAACAAAATGATGAGCTTGGTTATGTAGGCTCTATCGATACGATTGATACAAGTATTATCGACGATGTTATCAGTAGAGGTTATATTCCTGTCATTTCTTCCATTGGTATGGGGGCTGATGGCAAGACATATAATATTAATGCTGATACGGTAGCCGCAAAAATTGCCGGTGCTCTTAAGGCGGAAACAATGGTGGCTATGACAAACATTGATGGTGTGCTACGTGATGTACATGATCCTAGTTCTCTAATCTCTAAAATCACTATGGCAGAGGCAGATCAATTAAAAGCAGAGGGGATTATCGCTGGCGGTATGATCCCAAAAGTGGATTGCTGCTTAGAGGCCATCAAATCAGGAGCTCAAAAGGTGTTTATCATCAATGGTGAGATTCCACATGCCATTCTTATCGAGCTATTGACTGATGAAGGTCTTGGCACCATGTTTGTAAAGTAA